The following are encoded in a window of Streptomyces sp. Go-475 genomic DNA:
- a CDS encoding proline racemase family protein has product MRSGLVLHAVDSHTEGMPTRVITGGIGTIPGATMNERRLWFREHRDDIKQLLMNEPRGHAAMSGAILQPPTRPDCDWGVVYIEVSGYLPMCGHGTIGVATVLVETGMVEVVEPVTTIRLDTPAGPVVAEVAVVDGAARAVTLRNVPSFAVGLDRKITLPDGRTVTYDLAFGGNFYAILPLERFGLPFDRSRKDEILAAGLSLMAAVNAEDPPVHPEDPSIRGLHHVYLAAPGSTARHSRHAMAIHPGWFDRSPCGTGTSARMAQLHARGDLPLHTEFVNESFIGTRFTGRLLGTTEVAGRPAVLPSFTGRAWITGTAQYLLDPEDPFPAGFVL; this is encoded by the coding sequence ATGCGCAGCGGACTCGTCCTGCACGCCGTCGACTCGCACACCGAGGGCATGCCGACCCGGGTGATCACCGGCGGCATCGGCACCATCCCCGGCGCCACCATGAACGAGCGGCGGCTGTGGTTCCGCGAACACCGCGACGACATCAAGCAGTTGCTGATGAACGAACCGCGCGGCCACGCCGCCATGAGCGGCGCGATCCTCCAGCCGCCCACCCGGCCCGACTGCGACTGGGGCGTCGTCTACATCGAGGTCTCCGGCTATCTGCCGATGTGCGGGCACGGCACCATCGGCGTGGCGACCGTGCTCGTCGAGACCGGCATGGTCGAGGTCGTCGAGCCGGTCACCACCATCCGGCTCGACACCCCGGCGGGACCGGTCGTCGCCGAGGTGGCCGTGGTGGACGGCGCCGCCCGGGCCGTCACCCTGCGGAACGTCCCCTCCTTCGCCGTCGGCCTCGACCGCAAGATCACCCTCCCCGACGGGCGGACGGTGACCTACGACCTGGCCTTCGGCGGCAACTTCTACGCCATCCTGCCGCTGGAGCGGTTCGGCCTGCCCTTCGACCGGTCCCGCAAGGACGAGATCCTCGCCGCGGGCCTGTCCCTCATGGCCGCCGTCAACGCCGAGGACCCGCCCGTCCACCCGGAGGACCCGTCCATCCGCGGCCTCCACCACGTGTACCTGGCCGCCCCCGGCTCGACCGCCCGCCACTCCCGGCACGCCATGGCGATCCACCCCGGCTGGTTCGACCGCTCGCCCTGCGGCACCGGCACCAGCGCCCGCATGGCACAGCTCCACGCGCGCGGCGATCTCCCCCTGCACACCGAGTTCGTGAACGAGTCCTTCATCGGCACCCGGTTCACCGGCAGACTGCTCGGCACGACCGAGGTGGCCGGCCGCCCGGCCGTGCTGCCCAGCTTCACCGGACGCGCCTGGATCACCGGCACCGCCCAGTACCTGCTGGACCCGGAGGACCCGTTCCCGGCGGGATTCGTCCTGTGA